From Desulfotomaculum sp., one genomic window encodes:
- a CDS encoding tungsten formylmethanofuran dehydrogenase, which yields MAKVIFREERCKGCQLCTTACPKKIITMASNINEMGYHVASVTEQKKCTGCGLCVIMCPDMVIEVERGREN from the coding sequence TTGGCAAAAGTAATATTTCGGGAGGAACGCTGTAAAGGCTGTCAGCTTTGTACTACTGCTTGTCCTAAAAAGATAATTACTATGGCAAGCAATATTAATGAAATGGGTTATCATGTCGCATCTGTGACCGAGCAGAAAAAATGCACCGGCTGCGGCCTTTGCGTAATCATGTGTCCCGATATGGTAATCGAAGTGGAGAGGGGGCGGGAAAATTGA
- a CDS encoding 3-methyl-2-oxobutanoate dehydrogenase subunit beta has product MRRFLMKGNDAIGEGAILAGCRHFFGYPITPQSEVTHYLAKRLPEIGGLFMQAESELASINLVFGAACAGARVMTASSGPGISLMQEELSFLAGSELPCVLVNIMRGGPGLGNIGPSQADYFQATKGGGHGDYHIIVLAPNSVQEILDIMKKAFDLSDMYRMPAMVLADGIMGQMMEPVVIDEEKSVEIPPRPWATTGRDYHEDRNEINSLFVILEEMEEVNLRLLHKYEEICAKETLCEEYMLDDAEVALVAFGTVSRICRAVVDKAREQGIRAGLVRPITLWPFPYDVISRTAKSVQCFLAVEMNMGQMFEDIEIGAKGRAPVYHYGRLGGMVPLAKDILEELKKVSERGGTGQ; this is encoded by the coding sequence TTGAGAAGGTTTCTAATGAAAGGAAATGACGCTATCGGCGAAGGGGCTATTTTAGCCGGATGCCGTCACTTTTTCGGCTACCCGATAACACCGCAGAGCGAAGTTACCCATTATCTGGCCAAAAGGCTTCCGGAAATAGGCGGACTTTTCATGCAGGCCGAAAGCGAATTGGCCTCAATCAATCTGGTTTTTGGCGCAGCCTGCGCCGGAGCCAGGGTTATGACAGCATCCTCCGGTCCGGGAATCAGCCTGATGCAGGAAGAGCTTTCTTTTCTTGCAGGATCCGAACTCCCCTGCGTGCTGGTGAATATTATGCGCGGCGGTCCCGGCCTTGGCAATATAGGGCCTTCACAGGCTGATTACTTTCAGGCAACCAAAGGCGGAGGCCACGGCGATTATCACATAATTGTACTGGCTCCAAATTCGGTGCAGGAAATTCTTGACATAATGAAAAAAGCCTTCGATCTGTCCGACATGTACCGCATGCCGGCGATGGTCCTGGCAGACGGCATTATGGGGCAGATGATGGAACCGGTAGTGATTGACGAGGAGAAAAGTGTTGAGATACCGCCCCGGCCGTGGGCTACTACAGGCAGGGATTATCACGAGGATAGAAATGAGATTAATTCTTTATTTGTTATCCTGGAAGAAATGGAAGAAGTGAATTTAAGGCTTTTACACAAGTATGAAGAAATTTGCGCCAAGGAAACACTCTGCGAGGAATACATGCTGGATGACGCCGAAGTTGCCCTGGTGGCTTTCGGCACGGTCTCACGGATTTGCCGCGCGGTAGTTGACAAAGCACGCGAACAGGGTATCCGGGCCGGATTAGTACGTCCTATTACACTGTGGCCGTTCCCCTATGATGTAATCAGCCGGACCGCCAAATCAGTCCAATGCTTTTTGGCGGTGGAAATGAATATGGGTCAGATGTTTGAGGATATTGAAATCGGCGCAAAGGGCCGGGCGCCAGTATACCATTACGGCAGGCTTGGCGGAATGGTTCCGCTGGCCAAAGATATTTTAGAAGAACTTAAGAAAGTTAGCGAAAGGGGAGGAACAGGCCAATGA